A window of Callospermophilus lateralis isolate mCalLat2 chromosome 13, mCalLat2.hap1, whole genome shotgun sequence contains these coding sequences:
- the Pigr gene encoding polymeric immunoglobulin receptor: MRLFLLTCLMAVFPVVFMKSPIFGPAEVSSVEGSLVSIKCYYPATSVNRHTRKYWCRQGSRGVCTTLISSEGYISKDYLGRANLTNFPEEGAFVVNISQLSRDDSGRYKCGLGISSRGLYFDVSLEVSQGPDPQDDIEVYTVDLGRTVTINCPFKSENSQKMKYLFKETGELVINTNYVNPNFKGRASLVIQGTSQLMFNVIIKQLKLSDAGIYICQAGDGSSSNKKYVDLQVLEPEPELVYGELRGSVNFDCALGPEETNVAQFLCRVNSQGSCDVVINTLGKRDPAFEGRILLTQRGNGRFSVLLTGLKKGDAGHYLCGAHPGGQQKEGWPIQAWQLFVNEETVIPSNPSVVKGVTGGSVSLLCPYDRKESNSIKYLCRWEGTQSGRCPLLVSSDGEVQEEHEGRLALFKEPGNGTYTVILNQLTTQDAGFYWCLTNGNTRWRTSTELQIVEGKPSLKVPENVTAVLGKSLELQCHFPCKYYAFEKYWCKWSNGECRELPSQDKSPSQALVTCDQNNRFISMTLNSVVKEDEGWYWCGVRKDHNYGETAAVYVAVEEVAVGSREVSPANTNPGAEEKVAEPTVRVIENKAVVNPRLFAEERAVVKDTGDQEPGIRASSDTSSSEGQSRSSKVLLSTLVPLGLVLTAGAVAVWVARARHRKNVDRVSIRSYKTDISMSDFDNSREFGAVDNMGAAPVTQETILEEKAEAMATPEGNTEPEEPKRAKRSSKEEADMAYSAFLLQSGKIAAQGQEEPSEV; this comes from the exons ATGAGGCTCTTCTTGCTCACCTGCCTGATGGCTGTCTTCCCAG TGGTCTTCATGAAAAGTCCCATATTTGGTCCCGCAGAGGTAAGTAGTGTGGAAGGTAGCTTAGTGTCCATCAAGTGCTACTACCCGGCCACCTCTGTCAACCGGCACACCCGGAAGTACTGGTGCCGGCAAGGGTCCAGGGGCGTCTGCACGACCCTCATCTCCTCGGAGGGCTACATCTCCAAGGACTACCTGGGCAGAGCCAACCTCACCAACTTCCCGGAGGAGGGCGCGTTCGTGGTGAACATTTCCCAGCTCTCCCGAGATGACTCTGGACGCTACAAGTGTGGTCTGGGCATCAGTAGCCGAGGCCTGTACTTCGATGTAAGCCTGGAGGTCAGCCAGG GTCCTGACCCCCAAGATGACATTGAAGTCTACACAGTAGACCTGGGTAGAACAGTGACCATCAACTGCCCTTTCAAAAGTGAGAATTCTCAGAAAATGAAGTACTTGTTCAAGGAGACAGGCGAGCTAGTCATTAACACCAATTATGTGAACCCCAACTTCAAGGGAAGAGCCAGTTTGGTTATTCAGGGTACCAGCCAATTAATGTTCAACGTCATCATCAAACAACTGAAACTCAGCGACGCTGGGATATATATCTGCCAGGCTGGGGACGGTTCCAGTAGTAACAAGAAGTATGTTGACCTCCAGGTGCTAGAGCCTGAACCTGAGTTGGTTTATGGAGAACTGAGGGGTTCCGTGAACTTTGACTGTGCCCTGGGCCCTGAGGAGACAAATGTGGCCCAATTTCTGTGCCGGGTAAACAGCCAAGGAAGCTGTGATGTGGTCATCAACACCCTGGGAAAGAGGGATCCAGCCTTTGAGGGCAGGATCCTACTCACCCAAAGGGGAAATGGCCGCTTCAGTGTGCTGCTCACAGGCCTGAAGAAGGGAGATGCAGGACACTATCTATGCGGGGCGCACCCCGGCGGTCAGCAGAAGGAAGGCTGGCCCATCCAGGCTTGGCAACTCTTCGTCAATGAAG agACCGTGATCCCCTCTAATCCCTCTGTGGTGAAGGGCGTGACAGGAGGCTCTGTGTCCTTGCTCTGCCCCTATGACCGGAAGGAAAGCAACAGCATCAAGTACTTGTGTCGCTGGGAAGGAACACAAAGTGGCCGCTGCCCACTGCTGGTGTCCAGTGATGGGGAGGTTCAGGAAGAGCATGAGGGCAGGCTCGCACTCTTTAAAGAGCCGGGCAATGGCACCTACACAGTCATACTCAACCAGCTCACCACCCAGGATGCTGGCTTCTACTGGTGTCTCACCAATGGCAATACTCGCTGGAGGACCTCAACGGAGCTCCAGATTGTTGAAG GAAAACCAAGCCTCAAGGTACCGGAGAATGTGACCGCTGTGCTGGGGAAGAGTCTCGAGCTCCAGTGCCACTTCCCCTGCAAATACTACGCCTTTGAGAAGTACTGGTGCAAGTGGAGCAATGGGGAATGCAGGGAGCTGCCCAGCCAAGACAAAAGCCccagccaggcccttgtgacctgTGACCAGAACAACCGGTTCATCTCCATGACCCTGAATTCAGTTGTCAAGGAGGATGAAGGCTGGTACTGGTGTGGCGTGAGAAAAGACCACAATTATGGAGAGACTGCAGCAGTCTATGTGGCAGTTGAGGAGGTGGCAGTGG GGTCCCGTGAGGTCAGCCCAGCCAACACAAATCCAGGGGCTGAGGAGAAAGTGGCGGAGCCCACGGTTAGAGTGATTGAGAACAAAGCCGTTGTGAATCCCAGGCTTTTTGCAGAAGAAAGAGCGGTGGTAAAGGATACGGGAGACCAAGAACCTGGGATCAGAGCATCCTCGGATACTAGCAG CTCTGAGGGACAAAGCAGAAGCTCCAAAGTATTGCTGTCCACCCTGGTGCCTCTAGGCCTGGTTCTGACAGCGGGGGCTGTGGCTGTGTGGGTGGCCAGAGCCCGGCACCGGAAGAATGTGG ACCGGGTTTCAATTAGAAGCTACAAGACGGATATTAGCATGTCAGACTTTGACAACTCCAGGGAATTTGGTGCCGTTGACAATATGGGAGCCGCTCCAGTCACTCAGGAGACCATCCTTGAAGAAAAAGCTG AGGCCATGGCCACCCCCGAGGGCAACACAGAACCTGAAGAACCCAAGAGAGCAAAAAGG TCATCCAAGGAGGAAGCCGACATGGCCTATTCCGCCTTCCTGCTCCAGTCCGGCAAGATAGCTGCCCAGGGCCAGGAGGAACCCAGTGAAGTCTAG